The following coding sequences lie in one Mesorhizobium sp. DCY119 genomic window:
- a CDS encoding heme-copper oxidase subunit III family protein: protein MAETTVTQINPTAQRPEGWQGIAADWASDQRAFKNVSWGKAMMWIFLLSDTFIFGCFLLSYMTARISTRVPWPNPSEVFALNIGGTEVPLILIAIMTFVLISSSGTMAMAVNFGYRHDRRKTAILMLLTAALGATFVGMQAFEWTKLITEGVRPWGNPWGAAQFGSCFFMITGFHGTHVTIGVIFLIITARKVWRGDYDTARKGFFTSRKGNYESVEIMGLYWHFVDLVWVFIFAFFYLW, encoded by the coding sequence ATGGCAGAAACAACAGTGACGCAGATCAACCCCACAGCGCAGCGGCCGGAGGGCTGGCAGGGCATTGCGGCCGACTGGGCCTCCGATCAGCGGGCGTTCAAGAACGTCTCCTGGGGGAAGGCCATGATGTGGATCTTCCTGCTCTCCGACACCTTCATCTTCGGCTGCTTCCTGCTCTCCTACATGACCGCGCGCATCTCGACGCGCGTGCCGTGGCCAAATCCGAGCGAGGTGTTCGCGCTGAACATCGGCGGCACCGAGGTTCCGCTGATCCTGATCGCGATCATGACCTTCGTGCTGATCTCATCCAGCGGCACCATGGCGATGGCGGTGAATTTCGGCTACCGCCACGACCGCCGCAAGACCGCCATCCTCATGCTTCTGACCGCAGCGCTCGGCGCTACCTTCGTCGGCATGCAGGCCTTCGAGTGGACCAAGCTTATCACCGAAGGCGTGCGCCCATGGGGCAATCCATGGGGCGCGGCACAGTTCGGCTCCTGCTTCTTCATGATCACCGGCTTCCACGGCACCCACGTCACCATCGGCGTGATCTTCCTGATCATAACGGCGCGAAAAGTCTGGCGAGGCGACTACGACACCGCCCGAAAGGGCTTTTTCACCAGTCGCAAGGGCAATTACGAGAGCGTCGAGATCATGGGACTCTACTGGCACTTCGTCGATCTGGTGTGGGTGTTCATCTTCGCATTCTTCTATCTCTGGTGA
- a CDS encoding cytochrome c oxidase subunit II, translating into MAVVLVLVLVVVGSVVFHLVSPWWWTPIASNWNYIDNTIIITFWITGVVFAAVVLFMAYCVYRFRHKEGQKAHYEPENKRLEWWLTVVTGFGVAAMLVPGLFVWHRFVTVPADATEVEVLGQQWQWSFRLPGKDGKLGLAETSLVTTDNPLGLKTDDPNGQDDVIVQAADLHLPIGKPVKMLLRSIDVLHDFYVPEFRAKMDMIPGSVTYFWFTPTRTGTFEVLCAELCGQGHPFMRGVVMVDTEEDYTAWLGQQQTFAQLMPPQQTSSVEPAGH; encoded by the coding sequence ATGGCCGTAGTGCTTGTACTCGTTCTTGTTGTCGTAGGTTCGGTGGTGTTTCACCTCGTGAGCCCATGGTGGTGGACGCCCATCGCTTCAAACTGGAACTATATCGACAACACCATCATCATCACCTTCTGGATCACCGGCGTGGTCTTCGCCGCCGTCGTCCTATTCATGGCCTATTGCGTCTACCGCTTCCGCCACAAGGAAGGACAGAAGGCGCATTACGAGCCCGAGAACAAACGCCTCGAATGGTGGCTCACAGTCGTCACCGGCTTCGGCGTCGCCGCCATGCTGGTTCCAGGCCTGTTCGTCTGGCACCGCTTCGTCACCGTGCCGGCAGACGCCACCGAAGTGGAAGTGCTCGGCCAGCAATGGCAATGGAGTTTCCGGCTCCCCGGCAAGGACGGCAAGCTCGGCCTCGCCGAGACGAGCCTTGTCACCACCGATAACCCGCTCGGCCTGAAGACCGACGATCCCAACGGCCAGGACGACGTGATCGTGCAGGCCGCCGACCTGCACCTGCCCATCGGCAAGCCGGTGAAGATGCTCCTGCGCTCGATCGACGTGCTGCACGATTTCTACGTGCCGGAGTTCCGAGCCAAGATGGACATGATCCCCGGCTCCGTCACCTATTTCTGGTTCACGCCGACCCGCACCGGAACCTTCGAGGTGCTCTGCGCCGAGCTTTGCGGCCAGGGACATCCCTTCATGCGCGGCGTCGTCATGGTCGACACCGAGGAAGATTATACGGCATGGCTCGGCCAGCAGCAGACATTCGCGCAGCTGATGCCGCCGCAGCAGACGAGTTCAGTGGAGCCCGCCGGCCACTGA
- a CDS encoding cytochrome c oxidase subunit 3 produces the protein MSVILVFLAVIVGISGWWLSHQRLMSKPWLEQGSAGAFPGTESGSMPPAKVGLGVFLAVVGALFALFTSAYFMRMGLSDWRPMPVPKLLWLNTGMLVLSSVALQCALVAARRKDIRMVRLGLITGGLTALAFLIGQLQAWRDLVADGYYLSSNPANSFFYLITGMHGLHILGGLFGLGRTTAKAWSDAPNDRQRLNLSVELCAMYWHFLLFIWLAIFVLLAGWAANFIDICRQLLS, from the coding sequence ATGAGCGTGATCCTGGTCTTCCTGGCCGTTATCGTCGGCATCTCCGGCTGGTGGCTGTCACATCAGCGGCTGATGTCCAAGCCGTGGCTTGAGCAGGGCTCTGCCGGAGCATTCCCCGGAACCGAATCCGGCTCTATGCCACCGGCGAAGGTCGGGCTCGGTGTCTTCCTTGCCGTCGTCGGCGCTCTCTTTGCCCTGTTCACCAGCGCCTATTTCATGCGCATGGGGCTGTCGGACTGGCGGCCCATGCCGGTGCCGAAGCTGCTGTGGCTGAACACCGGCATGCTGGTGCTGAGCAGCGTGGCGCTGCAATGCGCGCTGGTTGCGGCCCGCCGCAAGGACATCCGCATGGTCCGGCTCGGCCTCATCACCGGCGGCCTGACCGCACTGGCCTTCCTGATCGGCCAGCTCCAGGCGTGGCGCGACCTCGTTGCCGACGGCTATTACCTGTCGAGCAACCCGGCCAACAGCTTCTTCTACCTGATCACCGGCATGCATGGCCTGCATATTCTGGGCGGCCTGTTCGGATTGGGTCGCACGACCGCCAAGGCCTGGAGCGACGCACCGAACGACCGGCAGCGCCTGAACCTGAGCGTCGAGCTATGTGCCATGTACTGGCACTTCCTGCTGTTCATCTGGCTCGCCATCTTCGTGCTTCTGGCCGGGTGGGCAGCCAATTTCATCGACATTTGCCGCCAATTGCTGAGCTAG
- a CDS encoding cytochrome C oxidase subunit IV family protein: MAEATAHGQGQHGLHAVHTHDGAAVPADAHQEHPIKLYLVVWAWLFILSACSYMVDYFGVHGYLRWTLILIFMMLKAGLIVAVFMHMAWERLALAYAIILPPVLVLVFTLMMVFEADYTLFTRLVYFGNGP, translated from the coding sequence ATGGCTGAAGCAACCGCACACGGCCAAGGACAGCATGGGCTGCACGCCGTACACACGCATGACGGAGCGGCAGTGCCAGCCGACGCTCACCAGGAACACCCGATAAAGCTCTATCTGGTGGTCTGGGCGTGGCTGTTCATCCTCAGCGCCTGCTCCTACATGGTCGATTATTTCGGCGTCCACGGCTATCTCAGATGGACGCTGATCCTGATCTTCATGATGCTGAAGGCCGGGCTCATCGTCGCCGTCTTCATGCACATGGCCTGGGAGCGCTTGGCGCTGGCCTATGCGATCATATTGCCGCCGGTGCTGGTGCTTGTGTTCACGCTTATGATGGTGTTCGAGGCCGATTACACGCTGTTCACGCGCCTGGTCTATTTCGGCAACGGGCCGTAG
- the ctaD gene encoding cytochrome c oxidase subunit I: MVDVTPGSVGPIPPAEVAEMELYHPHSWWTKYVFSQDAKVIAIQYSCTALAIGLVALVLSWLMRLQLGFPGTFDFITPEAYYQFITMHGMIMVIYLLTALFLGGFGNYLIPLMVGARDMVFPYVNMLSYWIYLLAVLLLVAGFFAPGGPTGAGWTLYPPQAIMAGTPGGEDWGIIVMLSSLILFIIGFTMGGLNYVVTVLQGRTRGMTLMRMPLTVWGIFTATVMALLAFPALFVACVMMLLDRVLGTSFFMPAIVEMGEQLQHSGGSPILFQHLFWFFGHPEVYIVALPAFGIVSDLISTHARKNIFGYRMMVWAIVGIGALSFVVWAHHMYVSGMHPYFGFFFATTTLIIAIPTAIKVYNWVLTLWRGDIHLTIPMLFALGFIVTFVNGGLTGLFLGNVVVDVPLSDTMFVVAHFHMVMGVAPIMVIFGAIYHWYPKVTGRMLNHAMGMFHFWVTFVGAYLIFFPMHYLGLMGVPRRYNELSDMGLIGESAHHLNAFISIMAFIVGFAQLVFLFNLIWSIRNGKEAGGNPWRATTLEWQTAHTPPTHGNFGKELPIVYRWAYDYSVPGAPQDFIPQNEPGSFGPSREPA; encoded by the coding sequence ATGGTCGATGTCACGCCTGGCTCGGTCGGTCCTATACCGCCGGCCGAAGTCGCGGAGATGGAACTCTATCATCCGCACAGCTGGTGGACGAAATACGTCTTCTCGCAGGACGCCAAGGTCATCGCTATCCAGTATTCGTGCACGGCGCTGGCGATCGGCCTGGTAGCACTCGTGCTGTCCTGGCTGATGCGGCTCCAGCTCGGCTTTCCCGGCACCTTCGACTTCATTACCCCCGAAGCCTATTACCAGTTCATCACCATGCACGGCATGATCATGGTGATCTACCTGCTCACAGCGCTCTTCCTTGGCGGTTTCGGCAACTACCTGATCCCGCTGATGGTCGGCGCGCGCGACATGGTCTTCCCCTATGTCAACATGCTGAGCTACTGGATTTACCTGCTCGCCGTCCTGCTGCTGGTCGCGGGCTTCTTCGCCCCCGGCGGCCCGACCGGCGCCGGCTGGACGCTCTATCCGCCGCAGGCCATCATGGCTGGCACGCCCGGCGGCGAGGACTGGGGCATCATCGTGATGCTTTCCTCGCTCATCCTGTTCATCATCGGCTTCACCATGGGCGGCCTCAACTACGTCGTGACCGTGCTGCAGGGCCGCACGCGCGGCATGACCCTGATGCGCATGCCGCTGACCGTCTGGGGCATCTTCACCGCCACCGTCATGGCGCTGCTGGCCTTCCCGGCGCTGTTCGTCGCCTGCGTCATGATGCTGCTCGACCGCGTTCTCGGCACCAGCTTCTTCATGCCGGCAATCGTCGAGATGGGCGAGCAGCTGCAGCACTCAGGCGGCAGCCCGATCCTGTTCCAGCATCTGTTCTGGTTCTTCGGCCACCCGGAAGTCTACATCGTCGCCCTGCCCGCTTTCGGCATCGTGTCGGACCTGATCAGCACCCATGCGCGCAAGAACATCTTTGGCTACCGCATGATGGTCTGGGCGATCGTCGGTATCGGCGCGCTCTCCTTCGTGGTCTGGGCGCACCATATGTATGTCTCGGGCATGCACCCCTATTTCGGCTTCTTCTTCGCCACCACCACGCTGATCATCGCCATCCCGACAGCCATCAAGGTCTACAATTGGGTGCTGACGCTGTGGCGCGGTGACATCCATTTGACCATCCCGATGCTGTTTGCGCTGGGCTTCATCGTCACCTTCGTCAATGGCGGGCTGACCGGCCTGTTCCTGGGCAATGTCGTGGTCGACGTGCCGCTATCGGACACCATGTTCGTGGTCGCCCATTTCCACATGGTCATGGGCGTAGCGCCAATCATGGTGATCTTCGGCGCGATCTATCACTGGTACCCGAAGGTCACCGGCCGCATGCTCAACCACGCCATGGGCATGTTCCACTTCTGGGTCACCTTCGTCGGCGCCTATCTGATCTTCTTCCCGATGCACTATCTCGGCCTGATGGGCGTGCCGCGCCGCTACAACGAGCTGAGCGACATGGGGCTCATCGGAGAGTCGGCGCACCACCTGAATGCCTTCATCAGCATCATGGCCTTCATCGTCGGCTTCGCGCAGCTGGTGTTCCTGTTCAACCTGATCTGGAGCATCCGTAACGGCAAGGAGGCCGGCGGCAATCCATGGCGTGCCACCACGCTCGAATGGCAGACGGCTCATACCCCGCCGACCCACGGCAATTTCGGCAAGGAACTGCCGATCGTCTATCGCTGGGCCTATGATTACAGCGTGCCGGGAGCGCCGCAGGACTTCATCCCGCAAAACGAGCCGGGTTCGTTCGGCCCCTCGAGGGAGCCGGCATGA